In Campylobacter mucosalis, a single window of DNA contains:
- a CDS encoding ABC transporter ATP-binding protein produces MISIDVKKPLNGGNGEFLLEANMQIQRGEFVCIYGSSGSGKTTLLRLLAGFEQPQSGSISVFGKTFFDNDTNLAPQKRNIGFLFQDYALFENMSVMQNLMFAKRDKLKADELLELMDLVSLKNANIATLSGGQKQRLTLARALMRSPEILLLDEPLSALDSVMREKLQEYLQTIHKIFGITIILISHDVSEIYRLCSKVFVLEDGKICKTCTPRELFLKTSGSKKLAFNAKILEIYKSDVAFVALVLVQNQLCKVVLSNAEAGALKNGDEVVLSVKAFGVSLAKIGQEI; encoded by the coding sequence ATGATAAGCATTGATGTAAAAAAGCCCTTAAATGGCGGTAATGGCGAGTTTTTACTTGAAGCTAATATGCAGATACAAAGGGGCGAGTTTGTTTGCATTTATGGCAGTAGCGGGAGTGGCAAAACTACGCTTTTAAGACTACTTGCTGGTTTTGAGCAACCACAAAGTGGAAGCATAAGCGTTTTTGGCAAAACGTTTTTTGACAACGATACAAATTTAGCCCCACAAAAGCGAAATATAGGCTTTTTGTTTCAAGATTATGCACTCTTTGAAAATATGAGTGTAATGCAAAATTTGATGTTTGCCAAACGCGATAAACTAAAGGCTGATGAGCTTTTAGAGCTTATGGATTTAGTCTCATTAAAAAATGCCAACATCGCCACACTTTCAGGCGGACAAAAGCAACGCCTTACACTAGCTCGTGCACTTATGCGTTCGCCCGAAATTTTACTGCTTGATGAGCCTTTGTCCGCACTTGATAGTGTTATGCGTGAAAAATTGCAAGAGTATTTGCAAACCATACACAAAATTTTTGGTATTACTATTATTTTAATAAGCCACGACGTGAGTGAAATTTACAGACTTTGCTCGAAAGTTTTTGTGCTTGAAGATGGCAAAATTTGCAAAACTTGCACTCCAAGGGAACTATTTTTAAAAACTTCTGGTTCAAAAAAACTCGCATTTAATGCCAAAATTTTAGAGATTTACAAAAGCGATGTCGCGTTTGTTGCTTTGGTGCTTGTGCAAAATCAGCTTTGCAAGGTCGTACTTAGCAACGCCGAGGCTGGTGCTTTAAAAAATGGCGATGAGGTAGTACTTAGCGTTAAAGCATTTGGCGTATCTTTAGCAAAAATAGGGCAAGAGATATGA
- a CDS encoding TOBE domain-containing protein, whose translation MKADVNLELLFPSGLEILSKHISLLKAVDETKSITKAAQMLGISYKNAWDSLDIINNKSDKPLIIRTDGNKKNSGSGLSEYGKKMVQIYDTLLGAQRDFLAKICKEVDLVEADVINLSRLKPSLSARNQLNCEIVKIKEGAVNSQITGKLQSGELLNATITLHSQKELDLKEGMRAVFIFKAPAVMLASNDDKFTLSTQNQLIGEAISVKIGAVSAEVVLSLGAGQTISSVISKESVMSLKIGVGDRLKAIVEPNNIIIGV comes from the coding sequence TTGAAAGCAGATGTAAATTTGGAGCTACTTTTTCCAAGTGGGCTTGAGATACTTAGCAAACACATAAGCTTACTAAAGGCAGTAGATGAAACAAAGTCGATAACAAAAGCAGCTCAAATGCTTGGCATATCTTATAAAAACGCTTGGGATAGCCTAGATATTATAAACAACAAAAGCGATAAACCGCTCATCATAAGAACGGACGGAAATAAGAAAAATAGCGGATCTGGGCTAAGCGAATATGGCAAAAAAATGGTGCAAATTTATGACACTTTGCTTGGTGCACAAAGGGATTTCTTGGCAAAAATTTGCAAAGAAGTTGATTTGGTTGAAGCGGACGTCATAAATTTAAGTCGCCTAAAACCAAGCCTTAGCGCTAGAAATCAGCTAAATTGCGAGATAGTAAAGATAAAAGAGGGTGCTGTAAATTCCCAAATTACTGGCAAACTGCAAAGTGGAGAGCTACTAAACGCCACCATTACACTACATAGCCAAAAAGAGCTTGATTTAAAAGAGGGAATGAGGGCTGTATTTATATTTAAAGCACCTGCTGTTATGTTAGCGTCTAATGATGACAAATTTACTCTTAGCACACAAAATCAACTCATAGGCGAAGCGATATCTGTAAAAATCGGAGCCGTTAGTGCTGAAGTAGTGCTGTCGCTTGGTGCTGGACAGACTATAAGTTCTGTTATAAGCAAAGAGAGTGTTATGAGCCTGAAAATTGGCGTGGGCGATAGATTAAAAGCGATTGTAGAACCAAATAATATCATAATAGGAGTATGA
- a CDS encoding TOBE domain-containing protein, whose translation MIEAKVERIVSKDEMSYVIFSSDIGKFSMLSLENLELKPLSSVKLGFKSSDVFLSRSRLKECSVKNEILCTIKRIERGEIIACIHLGSFGYEFESIISSDSCATLLLKEGEEIFAYIKSTSIFISSFDDKH comes from the coding sequence ATGATAGAAGCAAAAGTCGAGCGTATCGTTAGCAAAGATGAGATGAGCTATGTCATTTTTAGCTCAGATATTGGCAAATTTAGTATGCTAAGTCTTGAAAATTTAGAGCTTAAACCTTTAAGTAGTGTAAAACTTGGGTTTAAAAGCTCTGATGTGTTTTTATCACGCTCTAGGCTTAAGGAATGCTCGGTAAAAAATGAAATTTTATGCACCATAAAACGCATAGAGCGTGGAGAGATAATCGCTTGTATCCATCTTGGCTCGTTTGGTTATGAGTTTGAGAGCATTATATCATCTGATTCTTGTGCCACGCTTTTGCTTAAAGAGGGCGAGGAAATTTTTGCCTACATCAAATCAACGTCTATTTTCATAAGTAGTTTTGATGATAAGCATTGA
- the modA gene encoding molybdate ABC transporter substrate-binding protein — protein MKKILLALCVSVIGVFGGEIKVFAAANTTYAFPELIKAFNAKNPDTKVSLSLGASGGLVTQIQNGAPADIFMSADMDFAQKLYDANLAVDKPIVYAQGMLAMFSIRNVDFSKGINVVEGLKAISIANPNTAPYGKASIQALKNAKIFDKVEKNIVYAQKISETLSQALSASDVGFIAASSLYDEKMSKYKEGVNYAFVDTKLYSPIDQGIVLLARSRDNKEAVEFYKFILSNDAKTIFKKYGYNVK, from the coding sequence ATGAAAAAAATTTTATTAGCACTTTGTGTGAGTGTGATTGGTGTTTTTGGCGGAGAGATAAAGGTTTTTGCGGCTGCAAATACAACCTACGCTTTTCCTGAACTTATAAAAGCATTTAATGCAAAAAATCCTGACACCAAGGTTTCGCTATCGCTTGGTGCTAGTGGCGGACTTGTCACACAGATACAAAATGGGGCACCTGCTGATATTTTTATGTCTGCTGATATGGATTTTGCACAAAAACTTTATGACGCAAATTTAGCCGTAGATAAACCGATAGTTTATGCTCAGGGTATGCTTGCGATGTTTAGCATACGCAATGTCGATTTTAGCAAAGGCATAAACGTGGTAGAGGGCTTAAAGGCCATAAGCATTGCAAATCCAAATACCGCCCCATACGGCAAAGCTAGTATCCAGGCGCTAAAAAATGCTAAAATTTTTGATAAAGTTGAAAAAAATATCGTTTATGCTCAAAAAATTTCAGAAACTCTCTCACAGGCTTTAAGCGCTTCAGATGTCGGATTTATCGCGGCTAGTTCGCTTTATGATGAGAAGATGTCAAAGTATAAAGAGGGTGTGAATTACGCATTTGTCGACACAAAACTCTACTCGCCAATAGATCAAGGCATAGTGCTTTTAGCTCGCTCAAGAGATAACAAAGAAGCGGTGGAATTTTATAAGTTTATCCTATCTAATGACGCAAAAACGATCTTTAAAAAATACGGCTACAACGTTAAATAA